The genomic segment attcagaaaaaaaaataacatgtttgaaGTCAAGACTAAAATATGCCAATAATGTGCTAAAATTTGAGATTTTGGCTATATAGAGGAATTCTATCATAAAGAGTTTGTTttattatcttgtttatttatttgttttggattttttttctatcttattagacattgtttaggaattcattttattattagatttataTTAGTTGATTATTAGTTTAAATTTATTACCTTGCAACACAAAAGGGATTCATTAGGGTcagttagagaataatatatcatatttttttagttgtaaatttctgcaacaagttgaagaataaacatgagttttcactttgtttgtttgtggcaAAACAACCTTTCGTTGCATggacaaatattttatattgacttATTGAAGGTTAACTAGCTTCGTAACATTATTCATATACTTAGGATTTTTAGATATATGTTTATCTTTGGGTCCATGTACTcttcttttcaatatttttttttattaacgtagatgtccgggtcagcttacgcgcacctcgactaatcccacggcccctgaagttaatgactatgtaagcctccagtggccattatGTTAGCAACCATATGGCTCAAACTTGAGACTACAAGGAGAGCAAACATCTTAattccaaactcttaccactgagCCACCAACTAAAtggttgtttctttttaatacatttgATTCTTAGATATATGGTTACCTCTGGAATAAGGTTCTATCAAATATGATTTTGACATTCCAGATTGTTATCTATTtcatcaaggattgtttaaCCATGTAAATAAAAGGTTTGCATTATGATGAATCATGTTTtgaatttatagttatttttttattttataaaaaaacacgttaataatatttaaaattttgatactACTTGCAACGCTAGCTAATAATCTCTAATCTCGTAATACCAATAACGTGAGGTTTCAATGGTGGTTTGGCCCTATTATTCCATGGGTTTTATAGGTGTTGTTGCAGCTTCTCCGTTTTTCTGTCTTTAAACCCATCCCCGTTCTTTTCTCTTGCCATCCTCAATTAAGGATGTGTTTGGATCTCATGATGGAAACAACAAATTGAAAACGAGGCATTGCTCTTTCTTTCGTTCTGCCAAGTGCTACTTGATTTTGTCGATGAAGCAGCCTCGAGTTATTTGGATTCGGATACTAACCTAATTCACGATGAAAATGTTGTGATACGCATGAATACCTTCATGGACTTGGTATTGTTTGCCTCTAAATAATTATAGATGCACAAACTTTTTCCATTATTATATTTGAATCTTTCTCTTTTCATTAGTTATATTAACCTTATAATTCAAGTTTATTTCAACTAAAGCTACGCAAGTTGGTTGTTTAGTTAGATAACTAGTTGTGGTGTTCATGACATACTTTTTAGACTTGGTCTTGTGGTTGGCCTGGTCAAAGGCTCGGGTTccaggttttgaccgggtcgaCGGGTCGCCCGAGtcaattattgtttattttaaaaatcaaaacgatgtcgttttagttaaaaaaacaaaagtcaacgggttacAAACGAGTTTTTGACTGGGTCTTGCCGGGTCAACCCGCCGAGTCACACcaggtttttcttttccctgttttttcttcaacccggccCGATTCCAGCCTCAGGTCCTGgaccgggttttaaaactatagttCGTGATTCGTTATGGATTAGATTAtgttttcctataaaaaatgatattcaatggtcataaacatgttttctttttaaaaactcCAACTTGAGTTATAGACCtgtataaattgaataaattagtttcatttaaatttaaaaacattattttgttatatttctaagcaaaaaataCGTTAAATGATAACCattatcacaatttcaaacaaataattacTCTTCAAACAAGTAAACGACAATAAATTCTATCTTCTGAAAGTTAATTTGAGAAAACTTTTGAAGCAtaggcaaatatatatatatatatatatatatacttatttGTATAACTTacaagacaataaaaaaacaaaaatccctccatgtaagataataatatttgtatatcCCTTTTTCATGTTAGTGATAAATCGACAAAGATTTCAAGTcagtttaatataaaaagaaaaaagttccGTTGCCGGGACTTGAACCCGGGTCTCTCGGGTGAGAGCCGAGTATCCTAACCAACTAGACTACAACGGATTTATGGTAATcgttttacaaattaatataaagacaATAATAGCATACAGTTATTTTTTCAACCATGCGAGGCCCAGATAAAGCTACCATTCTTCAGCTGAATGCCATTTGCTGGGTTGCACCCTTTTCCAGTGATGAAGTCCATTGACACTTCCAAGTAACACAAGAATTAATCTAACTACTGCTCTAAGTGATACATGTTTTTACTGACACGGACATTAATCTTACAGGGCTAAATCTAATTATCTTGAGCACAGGAACAACCAATAGCTGCGCTCCGCAGATCTGAGATCTTTCCCCACGGTTCAATCTATGTCTGGACAGATACAACCCTCCTGAACCAGACAATCTGAAAGTTAACGAAGATTTTCCATCAAGAATATTTCCTGAAACAAAGGAGCAATGACTTGTCTTGTGTTCGTGTTTCTATTTACAGGGGCTAAAAGGAGAGGGCCGCCAGTTGCCACACGTTTATAATTAATCCCTGTGATTCTGGATCCGACAGAAATTGAAAGGGGAGAATTTGGAATGTGAAATTTGTTTGTGGAAGAGGAAATGGAAACGTAAAGGCGAGAAGCCAACAAGAACTCTTTAATAAACAAACACACGAAGgctgtctttatttttatggtgtggatgttttttttttaaattaaaatattttttcctttaaatttttattttttttcattttaacatgttaatttagaaataatattttttattttatattatagtaAAACACTAAATTATGTATAAAGACGATTTAATTAGtatctttctatttttaatctaactatttataattatttaattataaagtatTTGATACTATTGAACTATaaaatgtgtgtgtatatataatgtATGAAAATATTATAGTTCAATTCGTCATGTTCTAAGTTTActctataaatattattagttcAAGTCTCATAAATCTTTGGACTATTAGAgacttatataattgttaattttagagttCGTAAGATTAGTTGAAATACACACAAGTTAGTCCAaacacttttatatatatatatatatatatatatatatatatatatatatatatgaaaatatttttgggaggtccacttttgttttttatattttgtgtttttatatcttGTCAATGTTGTTTGTGTGAGTTGGATCgggaaaaggttttttttttttgtgttggagTTGGATACCAaggattttttgaatttttattttctttcataatttttatttattatgttttcttttccttaaaaaagatgaagaattttGAGAAAACTGAATTTTCAAACAaccctttattatttatttttgtttttatattttaaaaatacttttaaaaattttaatttttaatttttaaattaatattttttaattattttgatacgctaatatcaaaaataatttttaaaaattaaaaaaattaataacataacAACATTTTCAAACACTCTCTATGTCCTGGACACTTGTCACGCTATTATGATGACAGCACACTCCTTTTAacgattttataaattaactatCTCAAATATGTAATAATTAAACAGTAGAAAGACTCAAATAATTGACTCAACTAATCATAGCAAAAGAGCGACGGACACAGTTAACCCGCTTGTTAAACAAACCAAGTCTtttgtttaaacaaaaaattgctTAATTAACAGCAATTCTTTTTTTGCGCAACTTTTAGCCTTAATTTACAGGTCATCTTCTCAAGCAAACTCTATTCATCTTCCACGCAGGAATGTCTCATCTTCATATCACAAGAAGCACATTGGCTAAATAACAGCATTCTCTTTATTCCAGGACTTCCATAGACACAGGCAGAGGGAAGGTATAATAAATAGTAACTGCGTCGGTTTTTATTTGGCTAAACACAACATTATTGCCATGTTTTACACAGAGCCGATGGTATTGAACATGTTTGGCAATGAAGCAAGCACGCCATTAGGTTTTACAGGGAAGAATCTGCAGGAGCAAACTTGAGTGATATACTATTGACACAATGGCGTTCATTTGTGGGAGTTGGAAAACCTTCGCCTTTAAATACATGGCCCAGGTGTCCACCACAGGCAGCGCATGTGATTTCGATCCTCCTACCATCTGGATCCGGCTGATAACAAATGCCAACCTTGTTAATATGTCACGAAATAAATTGTTGTAAAATGGtaaaagaaaagggggaaaCTAGCAGAGCAAATGAGCTCACAGTGCGATTTATGGCTCCAGGAAGACCCTCGTAGAAAGCTGGCCAACCACAACCGGAATTAAATTTGGTTGTCGACCTGTAGAGAGGTGTTCCACATCCTGCACATTTGTAGACACCCTCTTCAAAAAGCTTGTCATATTCTCCTGTGCCAGGATACCTGCATGACACCAAACGATGCGAAAAATCACTATGAATAAAATACAAACTTCACTAAGTTTTCTTGAGAAACATCCACAGGATTCATTCAAGAGCACTTGACCATTATGCACCTCATCTAGTAATAGAAATCTCATATTACCAGATTCAGCAGATTGTATATGATCTCGCAACATGGTGCAAAAGAATCCATATTTGGGGATTCTAATGTTCGTCTGTAGTCctttgtttcaattttgaaGAATCAACGcagaagaaaggaaaatttgaGATCTTTCTAACAGCCAATTCAACCCCATCCAGCAATAAAATTCTAATACACTAATATTATCCTGACAAACACCCATCTTCTGCTGCTCATCCCCTTCATGTAGGTACCCTACTCCTTCCCTCTTGCCTCTGTAAGTCATGGCAATCAGCATGACATCCAGCTAAGTTAGCAACACCCGAGTCTATATTTTTAGCATTGCCACTTCACCAAATCTATGATCATCCTGACAACAGCATGTGAACTGAACGCTAAAAAGCCACTCGTCCAACTTAAAGACAGCCATAAAAGCAAAATGCTAGTTGCCAAGGCGTACATCAATTACCTTTTTTACTCTCAACCAAAGCTAGGGATCACTTACATTGGCAAATCACAGAACAGAGCATAGCTATACTCAAGCTTTACATTCAATTTACCACTACAAACCACACCTTATTGACTAAAGAAAGAACTGTGAAGAGATTCTTCTAACCAGTCCTAACCAATAGGCTATACTTCTATTGCTCCAGGGTTTTGTTGCTGTAAAGGAAATCAATTTGCTACTACACACTGTACCTTATTGTGTAAAGAAAGAGCTGCAAAAAAGATTCCTCTAACCAGTAGGCTATACTGTTATTGCTccaggattttattttatttttttgctgcaGTGGAATTCCATACAggttaaatttttagattaaaattttttccCTGAGCTTCTTAAAATCTATTTCATCCACAATCTCTCACCTGCAAAACAAAATTGCATACTTATCGTTTGTTCCTCGAAGTTCAATTTTCACAGTTATTTTCCTACAAACTCCTGAATCCCAGGTTATATTAAAGACTGTATGCCCAGAAGTCGCAACATCATTGAAAGTTTCTTAAAACCGAACAGCACGAAGCAACAGAACGAAACACCAGATCCAACGATATTCAATAAACCATTAAGCCACCAAATAAGGTGAAAACCAGATGCACCTCTTGCGATACATCCTCAGAATTCTCCTTGCAAACAGGATTTTTTACATGCATTTCGATAAGGATAACAATCAAGGTCTCTAATTGAGATCATTTCAAGTGAATTACTTGAGTTTTACTTGTTGATAAGTGAATCAGAACCAAAAGCAggacaaaacaataaaaaagaaaaacacaaaccaaTAATTCCCGATATGTTAACGAGAACATAAAGCCAGAAAACAACGTAGAAAAAAAGATACAAGATTTAGTTACAAATAAGAATCTTACTCTGTGTCTTTCTGTCTCAGAATCCGAAACTGCTCTGGGGACAAAACAGCACGCCATTCGTCCTCGGACTTCTGGACGGATCCGGGGGCAGCCATGGCTATGACCCCACCACCACGAAACTGACGCTTGGTTTGGTAGATTGACACAACAAAACCAGCTGCCGAAATGGAGTGGGCAGTAGGTTTTGGGGATGAAAACTTGAAGTGGGTTTTGGTGAAGGAGTTGGGAATAGATTGGAGTGCAGAGGCAAGTTTGGGAAAAGTGGGTTTGGTGTAGAGAATTGTTTTGGTGGAGGGGAGAGGTGAAGGTATGAGGATGTTAAAGCCCATTTGAGACTCGGAGTGAGTGATGAAGTTTTGTTTGGATATTGTTTTAGACTTAAGACCAGTT from the Populus nigra chromosome 1, ddPopNigr1.1, whole genome shotgun sequence genome contains:
- the LOC133704631 gene encoding peptide methionine sulfoxide reductase B5-like; amino-acid sequence: MGFNILIPSPLPSTKTILYTKPTFPKLASALQSIPNSFTKTHFKFSSPKPTAHSISAAGFVVSIYQTKRQFRGGGVIAMAAPGSVQKSEDEWRAVLSPEQFRILRQKDTEYPGTGEYDKLFEEGVYKCAGCGTPLYRSTTKFNSGCGWPAFYEGLPGAINRTPDPDGRRIEITCAACGGHLGHVFKGEGFPTPTNERHCVNSISLKFAPADSSL